The Agaribacterium sp. ZY112 genome includes the window TATTTGGGCAAATGAACTCAATATCTATCTGGTATTTGATTGGCACTCTATGGGTAATATCTTTGAGGGACTTTATCAGCACCGTATGTATAGAACAAATATGGATCAAACCAAGCAGTTCTGGCAAACCATAGCGCATCGTTATAAAGATGTACCTACTGTTGCTTTTTATGAGTTGTTTAATGAGCCAACGGATGGTGATGGCCGCTTTGGTGAGTTAACTTGGCCTGAGTGGAAGCGTTTTAATACCTCGTTAATTGATTTAATTGCTGCCTATGACCCAACGGTAGTGTCTTTAGTAGCAGGCTTTGATTGGGCTTATGATTTGAGTGAAGCGCGTGGTGACTTGATAGACAGGCCTAATGTTGCCTATGTTTCTCACCCTTATCCTCAAAAAGCTGAGGGGCCTACTCAGGCTAAGCAGTGGGATGAAAAATTTGGTTTTGTCACTGAGCATGCCCCCCTTATGGCAACTGAAATTGGCTGGATGAGAACAGGAGAGCGCGGTGGTCATTACCCTGTTATTAATGATGACATGAGTTATGGGCCGGCAATTATGGACTATCTAGATGCCAAGGGAGCTTCTTGGGTGGCTTGGGTGTTTGACCCAGATTGGACACCAAATATGTATGAAGGTTGGAGTTATAAGCCGACCCAACAGGGTGAGTACTTTAGAAAGGTTATGCTCGAAAAAAAATAAGTGATAAAAAACGAGGCGCTCACCCTTCATGTGAGCGCCTTTAGGTTTTCTAAGCATTTAGCGCTTCTTGTTTTCGGTACTGCGTCGGCGTAAGCCCTTCTAGCTTTTTAAATAGGGCGTTAAATGTGGCTTTAGAGTTAAAGCCAGAGGCATACATTACATCAAGTACGGCACTGTTTTTCTCTTCTCTTAATAAGCGCTTGGCTTCTTCTAGGCGATAATTGTTAATAAAGTCCGCAAAGTTGCAACCGTAATGGCCGTTAATAACAGCCGATAGGGTTCGTTTAGATATGCCCATGCTTTGAGCTAAAGATTCTTGTGAGAGTTCAGGGTCTGTATAGCGTTTCTTAGTCTCCATAAGTTGCATCAGCAAGCTTACATATTCCGGGTTTATATTGGGAGTTTGTTCAATACTTGGTTTGAGGCACAGAGCAGGGTAGCTGCGTTGTTGAATAGCATCGCGATTAAGTTGCAATACCAAGATAAGGTAAAATAATGCAGCAAAATAATTTTGGCTTAAGCCCCAAAACTCTATAGGCATACTTGCGCCCAAATGTGACTGAATTAACAGTAATACCGACACTAAAATGCCTAATAAGCCAAATATAAGCCAGCCAGAGCATAATATTTCTAGTGCGCCCAGCTGAGGCTTCTTATTTTGTATTTTGTAGTGCTTATAAAGGATATGGCATGACATCATAATAAGCACAACTCGGAATATCTCGCGTGCTACTTGAACAAAAAATAGCGATACAGATAAGTCAAAAACACTGTGATTTTGCTGCATCTCTATTTTCACATCCGTTGGTAGGCTGTGGTATAGAATAATTTGGTGGCTGATTTGCAGTATAAACGGCAAAAAGATAAGTGCGTGCGCTGGTTTAAGTTCAAAGTCTTTATCAAGGAGGCTTGCGATCATTAAGAAGCCAAAGGGAGCTTGTAGCCAGGCTCCAAACTCAAATAGATAGATGATATTAGGCGCGTGGCTGATGACCCATGGATGAAAGCCTGCACCAAAGCTGATTAATATATCTAATGGAATGGCGGCGCTGCTAACAAAAAAGCCACAGGAAAAGACCAAAAAAGAAGTGCGTTTTTCTGGCAGATTTGCTATTTGGAAGGAGCAAATAACACATAATAATATGGTGATAATTAGTGCTAAATCATGGCCGTTAAATAGTATTTGGGACATATCCGATTACCTGAATTCCTTTGTCTTAACGTGCTTCTATTAACCTGTTGTGACACTAGTTTATTAAAAAAATAATCGCAAGTGTGCTTTCTTTTAACCATGATCTGGGCTCGGAATTACTTCACAAAAAAGCAAGTTGATGTTTTTTTGACGCTGACGCGACGACTCCCTTATAGCCCTTATTTTATGGGCGATTTTGCATGTATTTGTATTTTCATTGCATAAAAGTGAACGTTTGATTTAGCGCAATACCATGAATTAGACGACATACCTTGAGGCCTTAACTACCTTGCCCTTATGTTCAGGCAGCCTTCATTATTTTTGTTCACATTTATAGCTGATTAATGAGAGCTGCTTGATAAATAAATAACCTCTATTTAATTATTTGGAGAATAATAATGAACAGGACACTTACAAGTGTGCTGCTTGCTGGCTTACTGTCGTCTACAGCCAATGCGGCCCAAGTAACTATGACATCACAAAGCGATTGGGGTGTGTCGTTTCAGGGATTGACTGAAATCGTTAATGATGAAAACAGCGCCGTTGATGGCTGGACTCTAAGTTTTAGTTCTCCCTTTCAGATTGACCAGGTTTGGAATGCAAAAATCATATCCCAAACAGGTAATAACTACGTTATAGGCAATTTGGATTATAACGGCCTGATTCAACCGGGTGAGTCGGTCAATTTTGGTTTTATTGCCTCTCCTGGTAACGCTCCTATGCCTGCTGTGATTGCCTTTAACGGGGAAGAGGGCAGCATGCCGTCGCCATCACCTAGCCCAGTGATGACTCCAAGCCCAGTTGTTAGCCCAAGCCCTGTGGTAACTCCGTCACCTGTTGTCTCGCCATCACCGCTGGTGTCACCAAGCCCACAGGTTTCACCATCACCGGCAGTAACGCCGAGCCCTGTGGTAAGTATGCCTCCTATCGCTGGTGGTAATACTGATGACTGGTTAAGCGTCTCTGGTAACACCATTGTTAATAAAGAGGGTCAAGCTGTTTGGCTAACAGGCGCTAACTGGTTTGGCTTTAATACTACCGAGCGTGTTTTCCACGGTTTGTGGAGCGCCAACTTGGATGAAACCCTTGAAGCAATGGCTGATCGTGGCATCAACTTAATTCGTGTGCCATTTTCCACCGAGATTGTTCATGAGTGGATGACAGGTAATGCCGTTACGCCTCAGGTTAATGACTACGCAAACCCTGACCTTGCGAATAAGAACAGTTTAGAGATCTTTGATATTTTCTTGGCTAAGGCGAAAGCCCACGGTATGAAAGTATTATTG containing:
- a CDS encoding glycoside hydrolase family 5 protein, which encodes MSSRVAPAFLFLCVCFFTSNVLAESSSHPGDGEWWFTPYPEQFDTKLLKNDMPYISVKGNQFVDEDGKPIIFRGLNFSDPDKLKKNRKWDKKHFKVASEWGTNLIRLPIHPIAWESRGEEAYIALLDEAVIWANELNIYLVFDWHSMGNIFEGLYQHRMYRTNMDQTKQFWQTIAHRYKDVPTVAFYELFNEPTDGDGRFGELTWPEWKRFNTSLIDLIAAYDPTVVSLVAGFDWAYDLSEARGDLIDRPNVAYVSHPYPQKAEGPTQAKQWDEKFGFVTEHAPLMATEIGWMRTGERGGHYPVINDDMSYGPAIMDYLDAKGASWVAWVFDPDWTPNMYEGWSYKPTQQGEYFRKVMLEKK
- a CDS encoding cellulase family glycosylhydrolase, yielding MNRTLTSVLLAGLLSSTANAAQVTMTSQSDWGVSFQGLTEIVNDENSAVDGWTLSFSSPFQIDQVWNAKIISQTGNNYVIGNLDYNGLIQPGESVNFGFIASPGNAPMPAVIAFNGEEGSMPSPSPSPVMTPSPVVSPSPVVTPSPVVSPSPLVSPSPQVSPSPAVTPSPVVSMPPIAGGNTDDWLSVSGNTIVNKEGQAVWLTGANWFGFNTTERVFHGLWSANLDETLEAMADRGINLIRVPFSTEIVHEWMTGNAVTPQVNDYANPDLANKNSLEIFDIFLAKAKAHGMKVLLDAHSAEADNMGHIAPLWYKGEFDEKIFIDTWVWLAERYKNDDTVIAFDLENEPHGKAHSEADFAKWDTSTDANNWKYIAEKLSAAILDVHPDILIMIEGIEVYPVDGQTWTSRNEDDYHFNWWGGNLRGVADLPIEVAGHQDKIMYSPHDYGPLVFQQSWFYPGFSKETLINDVWQDNWLFIHTDGTAPLLIGEWGGFLDGGPNEAWLEAMRSLIDEYKLHHTFWCLNPNSGDTGGLLGHDWKTWDEAKYNMLEPVLWQDEQGRYVGLDHEIPLGPNGLTVKQFYQNGGDEPLGL
- a CDS encoding helix-turn-helix domain-containing protein gives rise to the protein MSQILFNGHDLALIITILLCVICSFQIANLPEKRTSFLVFSCGFFVSSAAIPLDILISFGAGFHPWVISHAPNIIYLFEFGAWLQAPFGFLMIASLLDKDFELKPAHALIFLPFILQISHQIILYHSLPTDVKIEMQQNHSVFDLSVSLFFVQVAREIFRVVLIMMSCHILYKHYKIQNKKPQLGALEILCSGWLIFGLLGILVSVLLLIQSHLGASMPIEFWGLSQNYFAALFYLILVLQLNRDAIQQRSYPALCLKPSIEQTPNINPEYVSLLMQLMETKKRYTDPELSQESLAQSMGISKRTLSAVINGHYGCNFADFINNYRLEEAKRLLREEKNSAVLDVMYASGFNSKATFNALFKKLEGLTPTQYRKQEALNA